The Pseudoalteromonas sp. GCY genome includes the window ATAATTTAATGGCCCCAATGTAACACATTGGGGCCATTTCATTTCTGAAATGTCCTATCTAACTTTTCGCAGCCAAGCTTAAACAAACGCTGCACATTTTTTAAGTGCTTCTTTGCGCTATCATGATTCATCGAGAAACACACAAGGGCCGCAAGTAAAAAGATAATCGATGGACCGGGCACAACAAAGAAGATAAATGCTAAAATACAAAACACGGTACCAATAAGGTCGTAAATAATTTTCATGTTATTCCCTCCTATACAATAAGAGTATAAGATGCGTGGTGAAATAAACTATTTCCAATTG containing:
- a CDS encoding PGPGW domain-containing protein, producing MKIIYDLIGTVFCILAFIFFVVPGPSIIFLLAALVCFSMNHDSAKKHLKNVQRLFKLGCEKLDRTFQK